In Leptotrichia sp. oral taxon 215 str. W9775, one genomic interval encodes:
- the gyrB gene encoding DNA topoisomerase (ATP-hydrolyzing) subunit B, with the protein MSNNYGAEDIRVLEGLEAVRVRPGMYIGSTSSKGLHHLVWEVVDNSVDEALAGICDNISVKILPDNVIEVVDNGRGIPIGMHETGKSTLEVVMTVLHAGGKFDNDNYKVSGGLHGVGISVVNALSEWVEATVTRDGKTVRQTFKRGIPVSDPVQIAEAPEDKHGTTIRFKADAEIFETTVYDYSVLESRLKELAYLNKGLKIELADERDSEKIKSEEFLFEGGIKDFLTEITDEEKISDDIIYMSDTYKVQEEEDVETTDAEGNVVKKHKSAKFVEVEIAMTYTVSQKENVYSFVNNINTYEGGTHVSGFRTALTRTINDIAKQMNIIKEKDGSFQGSDVREGLFCVISVKIPEPQFEGQTKTKLGNSEVTGIVSNIVGNNLKFYLEDHPKEAEKIIEKMSMSKKAREAAKKARELVLRKNSLEVGSLPGKLADCSSKDPSESEIFIVEGNSAGGSAKQGRDRRFQAILPLRGKILNVEKSGINKALENAEIRAMITAFGAGFGEEMDLSKLRYHKIVIMTDADVDGAHIRTLMLTFFYRHLRELINEGYIYIAQPPLYKIQAGKAIKYAYSDDQLKQVTKTLENENRKYTIQRYKGLGEMNPEQLWETTLDPEVRTLLKVSMEDASYADKMFNILMGDKVEPRRRFIEENANYVRNLDI; encoded by the coding sequence ATGTCTAATAATTATGGAGCCGAGGATATAAGGGTACTGGAAGGACTGGAAGCCGTAAGGGTAAGACCGGGAATGTATATAGGGTCAACTTCTTCAAAAGGACTTCATCACCTTGTATGGGAGGTAGTGGATAACAGTGTCGATGAGGCTCTGGCAGGAATATGTGATAACATATCTGTAAAAATATTACCTGATAATGTAATAGAAGTGGTAGATAACGGAAGAGGAATCCCGATAGGAATGCACGAAACAGGAAAGTCTACACTTGAAGTTGTAATGACTGTACTTCATGCGGGAGGAAAATTTGATAATGACAACTATAAAGTATCAGGAGGGCTTCACGGAGTAGGAATTTCAGTTGTAAATGCCCTTTCTGAATGGGTAGAAGCTACAGTTACAAGGGATGGAAAAACAGTAAGACAGACTTTTAAAAGAGGAATTCCTGTAAGCGACCCTGTCCAGATAGCAGAAGCTCCTGAAGATAAACATGGAACTACTATAAGATTTAAGGCAGATGCTGAAATATTTGAAACAACAGTTTATGACTATTCTGTACTTGAATCAAGACTGAAGGAACTTGCTTATCTTAACAAAGGACTTAAAATAGAGCTTGCAGATGAGAGGGACAGTGAAAAGATAAAATCTGAAGAATTCCTGTTTGAGGGAGGAATAAAGGACTTCCTTACTGAAATAACAGATGAGGAAAAAATTTCTGACGATATAATATACATGAGTGACACATACAAGGTTCAGGAAGAGGAAGATGTTGAAACGACTGACGCAGAGGGAAATGTTGTAAAAAAACATAAATCAGCTAAATTTGTTGAAGTGGAAATTGCAATGACATATACAGTATCCCAGAAGGAAAATGTATATTCATTTGTAAATAATATAAATACATACGAAGGTGGAACACACGTAAGTGGATTCAGAACGGCACTTACAAGAACAATAAATGATATAGCTAAACAGATGAATATCATAAAGGAAAAAGACGGATCGTTCCAGGGATCAGATGTAAGGGAAGGACTTTTCTGCGTAATAAGCGTGAAAATTCCTGAACCGCAGTTTGAGGGGCAGACAAAAACCAAACTTGGAAACAGTGAAGTAACAGGAATAGTTTCAAATATTGTGGGAAATAACCTTAAATTCTACTTGGAGGATCATCCAAAGGAAGCGGAAAAAATAATTGAAAAAATGTCAATGTCTAAAAAAGCAAGGGAAGCGGCGAAAAAAGCTAGGGAACTTGTACTTAGAAAAAACAGCCTTGAAGTAGGTTCGTTACCTGGAAAGCTTGCAGACTGTTCTTCAAAGGATCCTTCAGAATCTGAAATATTCATAGTCGAAGGAAACTCTGCGGGAGGTTCGGCGAAACAGGGAAGAGACAGAAGATTCCAGGCAATACTTCCTCTAAGAGGGAAAATACTGAATGTTGAGAAATCAGGAATAAACAAGGCTCTGGAAAATGCAGAAATAAGAGCCATGATAACAGCATTTGGAGCAGGATTTGGAGAAGAAATGGATCTTTCGAAGCTGAGATATCATAAAATAGTAATTATGACAGATGCCGACGTAGATGGAGCGCACATAAGAACCCTTATGCTGACATTCTTCTACAGACATTTGAGAGAACTTATAAATGAAGGATACATATATATAGCGCAGCCACCTTTATATAAAATTCAGGCTGGGAAAGCAATAAAATATGCGTATTCTGATGACCAGCTGAAACAGGTTACAAAAACTCTTGAAAATGAAAATAGAAAATATACAATACAGAGATATAAAGGGCTGGGAGAAATGAATCCGGAACAGCTGTGGGAAACTACACTTGATCCTGAAGTGAGAACACTTCTTAAGGTTTCGATGGAAGATGCCTCATATGCTGACAAAATGTTCAATATACTTATGGGGGACAAGGTGGAACCTAGAAGAAGGTTTATTGAAGAAAATGCAAATTATGTAAGAAACCTTGATATATAA
- the yidD gene encoding membrane protein insertion efficiency factor YidD — translation MKHVLLFLIKIYQKFFSGAFGRRCRFYPTCSEYSRQAITKYGAIKGAYLSIKRILKCHPFNKGGYDPLK, via the coding sequence ATGAAACATGTGCTTCTATTTTTGATAAAAATATATCAGAAATTTTTTTCAGGTGCATTTGGAAGAAGATGCAGGTTTTATCCTACATGTTCAGAATATTCAAGACAGGCTATTACAAAATATGGTGCCATAAAGGGAGCGTACCTCAGCATAAAAAGGATTTTAAAATGTCATCCCTTTAACAAGGGAGGATATGACCCGTTAAAATAA
- the rpmH gene encoding 50S ribosomal protein L34, with the protein MTKRTYQPNKRKRKKDHGFRKRMQTKSGRNVLKRRRNKGRAKLSA; encoded by the coding sequence ATGACTAAAAGAACATACCAACCAAATAAAAGAAAAAGAAAAAAAGATCATGGATTCAGAAAAAGAATGCAAACTAAAAGCGGTAGAAATGTTTTAAAAAGAAGAAGAAATAAAGGAAGAGCAAAACTATCAGCATAA
- a CDS encoding R3H domain-containing nucleic acid-binding protein, which yields MEKIVLKAKNREELDNMVKRSLTLGEDEEFRITVLKEPKKILFFNVNGEYEIEIVKKGEKRENPKVKPAENRTGSGKNEVKSENRKNEFRNSGNNHKENRKNDGKNPKENVKQGRKNWNGQNTENKEKHQKNERLNNENTRVQKEENKKVEVEAENSDDPNFGRIRSFMKEFIVNSKLSLKIVNISKEGERYVVNVDGKDIRYLIGEKGSALNAIEYLLTSVKTLKNIKVVIDSNNYKDKREEALRDLARKKGKKVLDSGRNVKLNPMSARERKIIHEEISFIKGLKTESVGEEPKRYLVIKRIKD from the coding sequence ATGGAAAAAATAGTATTAAAAGCTAAAAATAGAGAAGAATTGGACAATATGGTAAAAAGAAGCCTTACACTGGGTGAGGATGAAGAATTCAGGATAACAGTCCTGAAGGAACCTAAAAAAATACTTTTCTTCAATGTAAATGGTGAATATGAAATAGAAATTGTAAAAAAAGGTGAAAAAAGGGAAAATCCAAAAGTAAAACCTGCTGAAAACAGAACAGGTTCAGGGAAAAATGAAGTAAAATCTGAAAATAGGAAAAATGAATTTAGAAATTCAGGAAATAACCATAAAGAAAATAGAAAAAATGACGGAAAAAATCCAAAGGAAAATGTAAAACAGGGAAGAAAAAACTGGAATGGCCAGAATACCGAAAACAAGGAAAAACATCAGAAAAATGAACGTTTAAACAATGAAAATACAAGAGTTCAGAAGGAAGAAAACAAAAAAGTGGAAGTTGAAGCTGAAAATTCTGATGATCCTAATTTCGGAAGAATAAGAAGTTTCATGAAGGAATTTATTGTAAATTCAAAACTTAGCCTTAAAATAGTAAACATATCAAAAGAAGGAGAAAGATATGTTGTAAATGTTGACGGTAAGGATATAAGATATCTTATAGGGGAAAAAGGAAGTGCATTAAATGCCATTGAATACCTTCTTACTTCTGTAAAAACTTTAAAAAATATAAAAGTAGTTATAGATTCAAACAATTACAAAGATAAAAGGGAAGAAGCGTTAAGGGATCTTGCAAGAAAAAAAGGGAAAAAAGTTCTTGATTCAGGAAGAAATGTAAAACTTAATCCTATGTCTGCAAGGGAAAGAAAAATTATACACGAAGAAATTTCATTTATAAAAGGGCTTAAGACAGAAAGTGTAGGAGAAGAACCTAAGAGATATCTTGTTATAAAAAGAATAAAAGACTAG
- a CDS encoding YidC/Oxa1 family membrane protein insertase encodes MFRIKILEEAVVFLLEKIAEAVGHLGIPGKFGIAIIIITILMRIIVFPLTLKQEKSMKKMRELQPELDKIKEKYKDDPQEYQKRTAEIYKANNVNPLGGCLPLLIQLPVFVALYYAFSGKTIPNDATFLWFNLKQPDRLFMFGNFAFNLLPILNTGVTYLQQKIMSGATKGQDGNNQLQSMMYTMPLMMLFLFYRMPSGVTLYYLVSGALSLAQQYIIMKGRSDDGKNSIKS; translated from the coding sequence ATGTTCAGAATAAAAATACTTGAAGAAGCCGTTGTTTTTCTTTTGGAAAAAATAGCGGAAGCAGTAGGTCATCTAGGAATACCGGGTAAATTTGGTATAGCAATAATCATAATAACAATTTTAATGAGAATAATAGTTTTCCCGTTGACATTGAAACAGGAAAAATCAATGAAAAAAATGAGGGAATTACAGCCTGAACTGGATAAAATAAAGGAAAAATACAAGGACGATCCGCAGGAATATCAAAAAAGAACAGCTGAAATATACAAAGCAAACAATGTAAATCCTTTAGGAGGATGTTTACCTCTTTTAATTCAGTTACCGGTTTTCGTAGCACTATATTATGCATTCAGCGGAAAGACAATTCCAAATGATGCGACATTCCTATGGTTTAACTTGAAGCAGCCTGACAGACTGTTTATGTTTGGAAATTTTGCATTTAACCTGCTTCCTATTTTAAATACAGGAGTAACTTACCTGCAGCAGAAAATTATGTCTGGAGCTACTAAAGGACAGGATGGAAATAACCAGCTTCAGTCAATGATGTATACAATGCCTCTTATGATGCTGTTCCTTTTCTACAGAATGCCTTCAGGGGTAACATTATATTATTTAGTTTCAGGAGCTCTTTCGCTTGCACAACAGTATATCATTATGAAAGGAAGAAGTGATGATGGAAAAAATAGTATTAAAAGCTAA
- the yaaA gene encoding S4 domain-containing protein YaaA has translation MKNKNDEIETVEINTEFIKLDQLLKWANFTASGVESKMFILNGEVKVNGEVETRRGKKIYDGYVVEFNGEKIKVKAPKAPTE, from the coding sequence ATGAAAAATAAAAATGATGAAATAGAAACTGTAGAAATAAATACAGAATTTATAAAGCTTGACCAGCTTTTAAAATGGGCAAACTTCACTGCTTCAGGAGTGGAATCAAAGATGTTTATACTGAATGGGGAAGTGAAGGTAAACGGAGAAGTTGAAACACGAAGGGGAAAGAAAATATACGACGGATATGTTGTGGAATTTAATGGGGAAAAGATAAAAGTTAAGGCTCCTAAGGCTCCTACAGAATAA
- the mnmE gene encoding tRNA uridine-5-carboxymethylaminomethyl(34) synthesis GTPase MnmE, giving the protein MLFDTIAAISTPRGEGGIGIIRISGDKSFEILERIFNTKNPNRDLGFYKFNYGFIHDNGKIVDEVMAVRMKAPKTYTCEDVVEINCHGGHLISEKVLELVLKNGARHAEQGEFTKRAFMNGRIDLSQAEAVMDIIHGKTEKSISLSLEQLRGDLRDKIASFKKALLDVTAHVNVVLDYPEEGIDDPLPSNLRENLENVYAEADRLISSYDKGKKIKEGIKTVIAGKPNVGKSTLLNSLLKEERAIVTHIPGTTRDVIEEIINIKGIPLVLTDTAGIRKTEDIVENIGVEKSKKFIENADLVLLVLDASRELESEDREVIEEIQNHNKKTIVLLNKIDLERKIELEEFNLENILEISAKDNIGIEDMEERIYSYIVEENVEDSSEKLIITNIRHKTALEKTKDAIRNIFETIDAGMPMDLISVDLKEALDSLSEITGEISSEDILDHVFGNFCVGK; this is encoded by the coding sequence ATGTTATTTGACACAATAGCCGCAATTTCAACTCCAAGAGGTGAGGGCGGAATAGGAATAATAAGAATATCGGGGGATAAATCATTTGAAATACTGGAGAGAATATTTAATACTAAAAACCCAAACAGAGATTTGGGTTTTTATAAGTTTAATTACGGATTTATTCACGATAATGGAAAAATAGTAGATGAAGTAATGGCTGTAAGAATGAAGGCACCTAAAACATACACTTGTGAAGATGTTGTTGAAATAAACTGCCACGGTGGGCATCTGATAAGCGAAAAGGTACTGGAGCTTGTCCTGAAAAACGGTGCAAGACATGCTGAGCAGGGGGAATTTACAAAAAGGGCATTCATGAACGGAAGAATAGATCTTTCACAGGCAGAGGCGGTAATGGACATTATTCATGGAAAGACTGAAAAGAGTATTTCACTGTCGCTTGAACAGCTACGTGGAGACCTGAGGGATAAAATAGCCAGCTTCAAGAAGGCTCTGCTTGATGTGACAGCACATGTAAATGTTGTGCTTGACTATCCTGAAGAGGGGATAGACGATCCGCTTCCTTCTAATCTGAGGGAAAATCTTGAAAATGTATATGCAGAGGCAGACAGACTTATATCCTCCTACGACAAGGGGAAAAAAATAAAGGAAGGTATAAAAACTGTAATTGCCGGAAAGCCTAATGTGGGAAAATCAACCCTTCTGAATTCACTTCTGAAGGAAGAAAGGGCAATAGTTACACATATTCCGGGAACAACAAGGGATGTCATAGAGGAAATAATTAATATAAAAGGGATTCCGCTGGTACTGACAGATACGGCGGGAATAAGAAAGACAGAAGATATTGTTGAAAATATCGGAGTGGAAAAATCAAAGAAATTTATTGAAAATGCGGATCTTGTACTGCTTGTGCTGGATGCTTCGAGGGAACTTGAAAGTGAAGATAGGGAAGTAATAGAGGAAATACAGAATCATAATAAAAAGACAATTGTACTTTTAAACAAGATAGATCTTGAAAGAAAAATAGAGCTTGAGGAATTCAATCTTGAAAATATTCTGGAAATATCTGCAAAGGATAATATAGGTATTGAAGATATGGAAGAAAGAATATATTCCTATATAGTTGAGGAAAATGTTGAAGATTCATCTGAAAAGCTTATAATTACCAATATAAGACATAAGACAGCACTTGAAAAGACAAAGGATGCAATAAGAAATATTTTTGAAACGATAGATGCAGGAATGCCTATGGATTTAATTTCTGTGGATTTGAAGGAAGCACTTGATTCACTTTCGGAAATAACAGGGGAAATATCATCGGAAGATATTCTGGATCACGTATTTGGAAACTTCTGTGTGGGAAAATAG
- the gyrA gene encoding DNA gyrase subunit A: MTKATDLSNESNVYIEDEIKSAYLDYSMSVIVSRALPDVRDGLKPVHRRILFAMNDMGMTHKAPFKKSARIVGDVLGKYHPHGDSAVYGAMVRMAQDFNMRYELVDGHGNFGSVDGDEAAAMRYTEARMAKITDELLADINKDTIDYRKNFDESLDEPTVLPAKLPNLLLNGATGIAVGMATNIPPHNLNEVCDGIIAMVDNPEITIDELMTHIKGPDFPTGAIINGRQGIIDAYKTGRGKIKVAAKIDVETSKTGKESIIVSELPYQVNKARLIEKIADLVRQKKLTGISDLRDESDREGIRVVIELKKGEESELILNSLYKYTDLQNTFGVIMLALVDNTPKVLNLKQILENYLKHRYTVITRRVQFELNKAEARAHILEGFRIALDNIDEVIRIIRASRDANIAREELMKSFGFTEIQARAILDMRLQRLTGLERDKIDQEYNELMLLIADLKAILADDARKYQIIKEETMKLKEDFGDKRRTEIRKQRVEIGIEDLIKDEDVVVTLTEKGYVKRVATDTYHSQRRGGVGVNATNTVEDDVIKDMYIAKNLDTLLIFTTKGKVFSMKVYEIPESGKQARGKLISNLIKLSNDEKVSIVIKVREFEENRKLFFITRDGKVKKTDLTLFANINKAGIRALTLNGEDELTYIGLTSGNHKNEIFIATRNGVAIRFSEEDVRSMGRTAAGVKGIDLRKDDIVVAAAIIDPAIGEEEFNKLSVLTVTEEGYGKRTKLGEYRVQSRGGKGIINLKMNEKTGKIVDVKIVDNETEVMLITSEGTLIRTRVDSISVIGRSTAGVRIMKVRNNEKVASTVKITSESELEEKK, encoded by the coding sequence ATGACAAAGGCTACTGATCTTTCTAATGAAAGTAACGTATATATAGAAGATGAAATAAAATCAGCATATCTGGATTATTCAATGAGCGTTATTGTGAGCAGGGCACTTCCTGATGTACGTGACGGGCTTAAACCTGTACATAGAAGAATTCTGTTTGCAATGAATGACATGGGAATGACTCACAAGGCTCCATTTAAAAAGTCTGCCAGAATCGTCGGAGACGTTCTTGGTAAGTATCACCCTCATGGAGACAGTGCCGTATACGGTGCAATGGTAAGAATGGCACAGGATTTTAACATGAGATACGAACTTGTTGACGGGCATGGAAACTTTGGTTCTGTCGACGGTGATGAAGCTGCGGCAATGAGATATACTGAAGCAAGAATGGCAAAAATAACAGATGAATTACTTGCAGATATAAACAAGGACACTATTGATTACAGAAAAAACTTTGATGAAAGTCTGGATGAGCCTACGGTGCTTCCTGCAAAGCTGCCTAACCTTCTTTTAAACGGAGCAACGGGAATTGCGGTAGGAATGGCTACAAATATACCTCCGCATAACCTGAATGAAGTATGTGACGGAATAATAGCCATGGTTGATAATCCTGAAATAACTATAGATGAACTGATGACTCACATAAAAGGTCCTGATTTTCCTACAGGAGCAATAATAAATGGAAGACAGGGAATAATAGATGCTTACAAAACAGGAAGAGGAAAAATAAAAGTTGCGGCAAAAATTGATGTTGAAACATCAAAGACAGGAAAAGAGTCGATTATTGTTTCAGAACTTCCTTATCAGGTAAATAAGGCAAGACTTATAGAAAAAATTGCCGACCTTGTAAGACAGAAAAAACTTACAGGAATTTCTGACCTTAGGGATGAATCAGACAGGGAAGGAATAAGGGTTGTTATTGAGCTTAAGAAAGGTGAAGAAAGTGAACTTATATTAAACAGCCTTTACAAATATACTGATTTACAGAATACATTTGGTGTAATAATGCTTGCACTTGTGGATAATACCCCAAAAGTATTAAATTTAAAACAAATACTTGAAAATTATTTAAAACATAGATATACTGTAATTACAAGAAGGGTTCAATTTGAACTGAACAAGGCTGAAGCAAGGGCACATATATTGGAAGGGTTTAGAATAGCTCTTGATAATATAGATGAAGTAATTAGAATAATAAGAGCTTCAAGAGATGCAAATATTGCAAGGGAAGAGCTAATGAAAAGCTTTGGATTTACAGAAATTCAGGCAAGGGCAATACTGGATATGAGACTGCAGAGGCTGACAGGACTGGAAAGAGATAAGATAGATCAGGAATACAATGAACTTATGCTTTTAATTGCAGACCTGAAGGCAATACTGGCTGACGATGCGAGAAAATATCAGATAATAAAGGAAGAGACAATGAAACTTAAGGAAGATTTCGGTGATAAGAGAAGAACTGAAATAAGAAAACAGAGAGTTGAAATTGGAATTGAAGATCTGATAAAGGATGAAGATGTTGTAGTTACATTGACTGAAAAGGGATATGTAAAGAGAGTGGCAACTGATACTTATCATTCACAGAGAAGAGGTGGAGTAGGAGTAAATGCTACAAACACTGTGGAAGATGATGTTATAAAAGACATGTACATTGCTAAAAATTTGGATACATTGCTTATATTTACAACAAAAGGAAAAGTATTCAGCATGAAGGTCTATGAAATACCTGAATCAGGAAAGCAGGCAAGAGGTAAGCTGATAAGCAACCTTATCAAGCTTTCTAATGATGAAAAGGTAAGTATTGTAATAAAAGTGCGTGAATTTGAAGAAAATAGAAAACTGTTCTTCATTACAAGAGACGGAAAAGTTAAGAAAACTGACCTGACACTGTTTGCAAATATAAATAAGGCAGGAATAAGAGCGCTTACACTGAATGGAGAAGATGAGCTTACTTACATAGGTCTTACAAGTGGAAATCATAAGAATGAAATCTTTATAGCTACAAGAAACGGAGTTGCAATAAGATTCTCTGAAGAAGATGTAAGAAGTATGGGAAGAACTGCTGCAGGAGTGAAGGGAATAGATCTTAGAAAAGATGATATTGTAGTTGCGGCCGCAATTATTGATCCGGCAATAGGTGAAGAAGAATTCAATAAACTGAGTGTTCTGACAGTAACTGAAGAAGGATATGGAAAAAGAACTAAACTTGGTGAGTACAGAGTTCAGTCAAGAGGCGGAAAAGGAATAATCAACCTGAAAATGAATGAAAAAACAGGAAAAATAGTTGATGTAAAAATAGTAGACAATGAAACAGAAGTAATGCTTATTACATCGGAAGGAACTCTTATAAGAACAAGGGTAGATTCAATATCAGTAATTGGAAGATCAACAGCAGGAGTAAGAATTATGAAGGTAAGAAACAATGAAAAAGTTGCTTCAACTGTAAAAATTACTTCTGAAAGTGAACTGGAAGAAAAAAAGTAA
- the rnpA gene encoding ribonuclease P protein component: MIDKLKRSRDFTTIYNKSRKVYTRYAIVFVSENKNCMQRFGFVASKKTGNAVQRNRIKRLFREFVKNNKEKFKEGTDYIFVGKAVLKEKLASLKYEDIEKDMLKVIKK; the protein is encoded by the coding sequence ATGATTGATAAATTAAAAAGAAGCAGGGACTTCACGACAATTTACAACAAATCCAGGAAGGTGTACACTAGGTATGCCATTGTTTTTGTGTCTGAAAATAAAAATTGTATGCAGCGTTTTGGATTTGTGGCAAGTAAAAAGACAGGAAACGCAGTTCAGAGAAACAGGATAAAAAGACTTTTTAGGGAATTTGTAAAAAATAACAAGGAAAAATTTAAAGAAGGTACAGACTATATTTTTGTAGGAAAGGCAGTTCTGAAGGAAAAACTGGCTAGCTTAAAATATGAAGATATTGAAAAAGATATGTTAAAGGTGATTAAAAAATGA
- the dnaA gene encoding chromosomal replication initiator protein DnaA, with translation MEMSASKLWEKILKIIKKRVNEVEFNTFFKNVEAEEISDNTLKLICSTNLVKKNMEKYKEQIEEIIEIITDEEMKAVFEVKVQEPVQSSSYRFSENRADRSDRINTGLNEKNNIDNFVVGDNSRLAYNACQAVVENEIPVYNPLLIYGGSGLGKTHLIQATGNAIVEKYPYKKVFYSTSEEFSNTFFQMLQKGEIQEFRDTFRSLDVLLLDDIQFFEKVFGKGGGTIEEEFFHTFNKLQELGKQIIMISDRYPKDIKNLSKRMESRFLSGLSVEIQQPGFETRVAILKRYAVKRNIEIDDNILEYIADTVDTNVREMEGMLTSMSARSKLLNEKITLQQVQDELANRIRRQRAEITAEKIIETVSVEYDVPVTDMKSKKRQKKIVNARQIAMFLLKNRLDLNLTTIGGLFGGKDHSTVISSIRKVEGKMEDSKVFKGEIDRLKQNISK, from the coding sequence ATGGAAATGAGTGCCTCAAAGCTATGGGAAAAAATTTTAAAAATTATAAAAAAGAGAGTAAATGAAGTAGAATTCAATACTTTTTTTAAAAACGTAGAGGCAGAAGAAATATCTGATAACACATTAAAGCTGATTTGCAGCACAAATCTTGTAAAAAAGAACATGGAGAAATATAAGGAACAGATAGAGGAAATAATTGAAATAATTACTGACGAAGAAATGAAGGCGGTTTTTGAAGTGAAGGTTCAGGAACCTGTACAGAGCAGCAGCTACAGATTTTCAGAAAACAGGGCTGACAGAAGCGACAGAATAAATACAGGTCTTAATGAAAAAAACAACATTGATAATTTTGTGGTAGGTGACAACAGCAGGCTTGCATATAATGCATGTCAGGCGGTTGTGGAAAATGAAATTCCTGTTTATAATCCGCTTCTTATATACGGTGGTTCAGGGCTTGGGAAAACCCATCTGATTCAGGCTACAGGAAATGCCATCGTTGAAAAATATCCATACAAGAAGGTTTTTTATTCAACTTCGGAAGAATTTTCAAACACTTTTTTCCAGATGCTTCAGAAGGGGGAAATACAGGAGTTCAGGGATACTTTCAGAAGCCTTGATGTACTTCTGCTGGATGATATCCAGTTTTTCGAGAAGGTTTTCGGAAAAGGTGGAGGAACTATCGAGGAAGAGTTCTTTCATACCTTCAACAAGCTGCAGGAACTTGGAAAGCAGATAATTATGATAAGTGACAGATACCCTAAGGATATAAAAAATCTTTCAAAGAGAATGGAATCAAGATTTCTGTCGGGGCTTTCTGTGGAAATACAGCAGCCGGGATTTGAAACAAGGGTGGCTATACTGAAAAGATATGCAGTGAAAAGAAATATTGAAATTGATGACAATATACTTGAATATATAGCTGACACTGTTGATACGAATGTAAGGGAAATGGAAGGAATGCTTACTTCAATGAGTGCCAGATCGAAACTTCTTAACGAAAAGATAACTTTACAGCAGGTACAGGATGAGCTGGCTAACAGGATAAGAAGGCAGAGGGCTGAAATAACTGCTGAAAAAATAATAGAAACAGTATCTGTGGAATATGATGTACCTGTCACAGATATGAAATCAAAGAAAAGACAGAAGAAAATAGTGAATGCAAGACAGATTGCAATGTTTCTTCTGAAGAACAGGCTTGATCTTAACCTGACTACAATTGGAGGACTGTTTGGTGGAAAGGATCACAGCACTGTTATAAGTAGCATAAGAAAAGTTGAAGGTAAAATGGAAGACAGCAAGGTATTTAAAGGGGAAATAGACAGGCTGAAACAGAATATTTCAAAATAG